Proteins encoded together in one Rhizobacter sp. J219 window:
- a CDS encoding DUF4397 domain-containing protein, whose product MKMLRNVLLACAPLMLLAACGGGDDSVDDRLSVADPKVRFVHAYEGGPAVGLYRNGGTIGGVDGVNYRFASNYFDVSSTAADYSVRTTTGGLQLANVNFDPHQGDKYTFVAYAGPLGAPGVLFIEDPYNKSLTSNDARVRVVNGSNNTTAVDVYLTAPSTDIATVSPNYSNVTLGSAVPGTGADSHEFGANNYQLRITTAGTKSVIFNAPLNLSQNADLLLVTVPSGLLPNQIKVLAVTADSGVTAPEITTTP is encoded by the coding sequence ATGAAGATGCTGCGCAATGTGCTCCTGGCCTGTGCCCCTTTGATGCTGCTCGCCGCCTGTGGCGGTGGCGATGACAGCGTGGACGACCGCCTGAGCGTCGCCGACCCGAAGGTGCGATTCGTGCACGCCTACGAGGGCGGCCCGGCAGTCGGCCTGTACCGCAATGGCGGCACCATCGGCGGCGTCGACGGCGTGAACTACCGCTTCGCCTCCAACTACTTCGACGTGAGCAGCACCGCGGCCGACTACAGCGTGCGCACCACCACGGGCGGGTTGCAGCTCGCCAACGTCAACTTCGACCCGCACCAGGGCGACAAGTACACCTTCGTCGCCTACGCCGGCCCCCTGGGCGCACCGGGCGTGCTCTTCATCGAAGACCCGTACAACAAATCGCTCACGAGCAACGATGCACGTGTGCGCGTGGTCAACGGCTCGAACAACACCACCGCCGTTGATGTCTACCTGACGGCGCCGTCGACCGACATCGCGACCGTCTCGCCCAACTACAGCAATGTCACGCTCGGCAGCGCGGTACCGGGCACCGGCGCCGACTCGCACGAATTCGGCGCCAACAACTACCAGCTGCGCATCACGACCGCCGGCACGAAGAGCGTGATCTTCAATGCGCCGCTGAACCTGTCGCAAAACGCCGACCTGCTGCTGGTCACGGTGCCAAGTGGCTTGCTGCCGAACCAGATCAAGGTGCTGGCCGTGACGGCGGACTCGGGGGTCACTGCGCCCGAGATCACGACGACGCCCTGA
- the urtB gene encoding urea ABC transporter permease subunit UrtB: protein MSLTTRLFACALFALLLLAFGHAHALTPQQAKAIAEGDSDERIAALNKAVADGATDLAPFVQALLDDAVKIAGDKVFVVRDDKATDAATGAAATLPENAEDVVSNNRMKGALQAAQAALQLVSPDVETRRTAITEMAKQTIDESQLVLLDKAVAAETDAGLKHALERMRAAILVSSSDKAKRLAAVKSLAESSEPTVASLLQERLAPDAETDPEVRAALTQALDGIRSKLAWGERAGVVFTGISLGSILLLAALGLAITYGLMGVINMAHGELIMIGAYAAYVTQNLFRSYLPGVFDYYILAAIPISFFASALVGAAMERSVIRWLYGRPLETLLATWGISLVLMQGVRTIFGAQNVPVENPAWLSGGVSVLSNLTLPFNRIAIIVFAMLVLGGLAYLVARTRLGLFVRGVTQNRRMAACVGVNTAKVDTYAFALGSGIAGLAGCALSQVGNVGPDLGQSYIVDSFLVVVLGGVGQLAGTVYAALGLGVINKLLEGWAGAVLAKIMVLVFIVVFIQKRPQGIFAMKGRSAEA, encoded by the coding sequence ATGTCTCTGACCACCCGACTATTTGCCTGCGCCCTGTTTGCGCTGCTGTTGCTGGCCTTCGGCCATGCGCATGCGCTGACGCCGCAGCAGGCCAAGGCCATCGCCGAAGGCGACAGCGACGAACGCATCGCTGCACTCAACAAGGCGGTTGCCGACGGCGCCACCGACCTCGCGCCGTTTGTTCAAGCCTTGCTCGACGACGCGGTGAAGATCGCCGGCGACAAGGTGTTCGTCGTGCGCGACGACAAGGCCACCGATGCTGCCACCGGCGCCGCGGCCACGCTGCCCGAGAACGCCGAAGACGTGGTGAGCAACAACCGCATGAAGGGCGCGCTGCAGGCCGCCCAGGCCGCGCTGCAGCTCGTCTCGCCCGACGTGGAGACACGCCGCACGGCGATCACCGAGATGGCCAAGCAGACCATCGACGAATCGCAACTGGTGCTGCTCGACAAGGCCGTGGCCGCCGAGACCGATGCCGGGCTCAAGCACGCGCTGGAACGCATGCGCGCGGCCATTCTTGTGTCATCGTCCGACAAGGCCAAGCGCCTGGCCGCCGTGAAGTCGCTCGCCGAAAGCAGCGAGCCCACCGTCGCGAGCCTGCTGCAGGAGCGCCTGGCGCCCGATGCCGAGACCGATCCCGAAGTGCGGGCGGCCCTCACGCAGGCCCTCGACGGCATCCGATCCAAGCTCGCCTGGGGCGAGCGTGCCGGCGTGGTGTTCACCGGCATCAGCCTCGGCTCCATCCTGCTGCTCGCCGCGCTGGGCCTCGCCATCACCTACGGGCTGATGGGCGTGATCAACATGGCGCACGGCGAGCTGATCATGATCGGCGCCTATGCCGCCTACGTGACGCAGAACCTCTTCCGCAGCTACCTGCCGGGGGTCTTCGACTACTACATCCTGGCGGCGATTCCGATCTCGTTCTTTGCGTCGGCGCTGGTCGGTGCGGCGATGGAGCGCAGCGTGATCCGCTGGCTCTACGGCCGTCCGCTCGAGACGCTGCTCGCCACCTGGGGCATCAGCCTGGTGCTGATGCAGGGGGTGCGCACGATCTTCGGCGCGCAGAACGTGCCGGTCGAGAACCCGGCGTGGTTGTCGGGCGGTGTCTCGGTACTCTCCAACCTCACGCTGCCCTTCAACCGCATCGCGATCATCGTCTTCGCGATGCTGGTGCTGGGCGGTTTGGCCTACCTCGTGGCACGCACGCGCCTCGGCCTCTTCGTGCGTGGCGTCACGCAAAACCGCCGCATGGCGGCCTGCGTGGGCGTCAACACCGCCAAGGTCGACACCTACGCCTTCGCCCTCGGCTCTGGTATCGCAGGCCTCGCGGGCTGTGCGCTCTCGCAGGTGGGCAACGTGGGCCCCGACCTCGGCCAGAGCTACATCGTCGACAGCTTCCTCGTCGTGGTGCTCGGCGGCGTGGGCCAGCTCGCCGGTACCGTCTACGCGGCGCTCGGCCTGGGCGTGATCAACAAGCTCCTCGAAGGCTGGGCCGGTGCGGTACTGGCCAAGATCATGGTGCTGGTTTTCATTGTTGTGTTCATCCAGAAGCGGCCGCAGGGCATCTTCGCGATGAAAGGCCGGAGTGCTGAAGCATGA
- the urtD gene encoding urea ABC transporter ATP-binding protein UrtD: MTPELMQAGARTRQAMEAKKSTGPGSSGGRQHSYSRVVTPGELDVAHGAILYLDDITVSFDGFKALNALSLNISAGELRCIIGPNGAGKTTMMDVITGKTRPDVGKAFFGSTIDLLRMRENEIASAGIGRKFQKPTVFEQLSVFENLELALAGDRGVKQSMFFRLNSEQADRIGDMLKLIHLKDSAQRTAGLLSHGQKQWLEIGMLLMQDPKLLLLDEPVAGMTDEETERTAELFLSLEGNHSLVVVEHDMKFIDELTRAKSPNDPPKKVTVLHEGSVLAEGTLADVQANEKVVEVYLGR, from the coding sequence ATGACCCCGGAGCTGATGCAAGCCGGCGCCCGCACGCGCCAGGCGATGGAAGCGAAAAAGAGCACCGGGCCCGGCTCGTCGGGCGGTCGCCAGCACAGCTACAGCCGCGTCGTCACGCCGGGTGAGCTCGACGTGGCGCACGGCGCCATCCTCTACCTCGACGACATCACGGTGAGCTTCGACGGCTTCAAGGCGCTCAATGCGCTCAGCCTCAACATCAGCGCCGGCGAGCTGCGCTGCATCATCGGCCCCAACGGCGCGGGCAAGACCACGATGATGGACGTGATCACCGGCAAGACCCGGCCCGATGTGGGCAAGGCCTTCTTCGGCTCGACCATCGACCTCCTGCGCATGCGCGAGAACGAGATCGCCTCCGCCGGCATCGGCCGCAAGTTCCAGAAGCCCACCGTCTTCGAGCAGTTGTCGGTGTTCGAGAACCTGGAGCTGGCGCTCGCGGGCGACCGGGGCGTCAAGCAGTCGATGTTCTTCCGCCTCAACAGCGAGCAGGCCGACCGCATCGGCGACATGCTCAAGCTCATCCACCTGAAAGACAGCGCCCAGCGCACTGCCGGCCTCCTGAGCCACGGCCAGAAGCAGTGGCTTGAGATCGGCATGCTCTTGATGCAGGACCCGAAGCTGCTGCTGCTCGACGAGCCGGTGGCCGGCATGACGGACGAGGAGACCGAGCGCACCGCCGAACTCTTCCTCTCGCTCGAAGGCAACCACTCGCTGGTGGTGGTGGAGCACGACATGAAGTTCATCGACGAACTCACGCGGGCGAAGTCTCCCAACGATCCGCCGAAGAAGGTGACGGTGCTGCACGAAGGCAGCGTGCTGGCCGAAGGAACGCTCGCCGATGTGCAGGCGAACGAGAAGGTCGTCGAAGTCTATTTGGGACGCTGA
- the urtA gene encoding urea ABC transporter substrate-binding protein, whose protein sequence is MTSTRRTFAKALSAVSLGVAALGLPAFAQAQTIKVGILHSLSGTMAISETVLKDVALMTIDEINAKGGVLGKKLEPVVVDPASNWPLFAEKAKQLISQDKVAVVFGCWTSVSRKSVLPVFEQNNSLLFYPVQYEGEELSKNVFYTGAAPNQQAIPAVEYLMSKDGGSAKRFVLLGTDYVYPRTTNKILRAFLKSKGVAEADIMEEYTPFGHSDYQSIIAKIKKFSAEGKKTAVVSTINGDSNVPFYKELGNQGLKATDVPVVAFSVGEEELRGVDTKPLVGHLAAWNYFMSIKNPTNDAFIKQWSAYAKAKNIAGHKDKPLTNDPMEATYIGIHMWAQAVEKAKSTDTDKVIAAMAGQTFKAPGGFTSTMDKENHHLHKPVFIGEVKADGQFNVVWKTKGPVVADPWSDYIPENKGKKNVPEKK, encoded by the coding sequence ATGACTTCCACCCGCCGCACTTTCGCGAAAGCCCTCAGCGCCGTGTCGCTGGGCGTGGCCGCCCTCGGCCTGCCGGCCTTTGCCCAAGCCCAGACCATCAAGGTCGGCATCCTGCACTCGCTGTCGGGCACGATGGCCATCTCCGAGACCGTGCTGAAGGACGTGGCCCTGATGACGATCGACGAGATCAACGCCAAGGGCGGCGTGCTCGGCAAGAAGCTTGAGCCGGTGGTCGTCGACCCGGCGTCGAACTGGCCGCTGTTCGCCGAAAAGGCCAAGCAGCTGATCTCGCAGGACAAGGTCGCCGTCGTCTTCGGCTGCTGGACCAGCGTGTCGCGCAAGTCGGTGCTGCCGGTTTTCGAGCAGAACAACTCGCTGCTCTTCTACCCCGTGCAGTACGAAGGTGAAGAGCTGTCGAAGAACGTGTTCTACACGGGTGCCGCGCCCAACCAGCAAGCGATCCCCGCGGTCGAATACCTGATGAGCAAGGACGGCGGCTCGGCCAAGCGCTTCGTGCTGCTGGGCACCGACTACGTCTACCCGCGCACCACCAACAAGATCCTGCGCGCCTTCCTGAAGAGCAAGGGCGTCGCCGAGGCCGACATCATGGAGGAGTACACCCCCTTCGGCCACTCCGACTACCAGAGCATCATCGCCAAGATCAAGAAGTTCTCGGCCGAAGGCAAGAAGACGGCCGTCGTGTCGACCATCAACGGCGACTCCAACGTGCCCTTCTACAAGGAACTGGGCAACCAGGGCCTGAAGGCGACCGACGTGCCGGTGGTGGCGTTCTCGGTGGGTGAAGAAGAGCTGCGCGGCGTCGACACCAAGCCGCTGGTCGGCCACCTGGCCGCCTGGAACTACTTCATGTCGATCAAGAACCCGACGAACGACGCCTTCATCAAGCAGTGGAGCGCCTACGCCAAGGCCAAGAACATCGCCGGCCACAAGGACAAGCCGCTGACCAACGACCCGATGGAAGCCACCTACATCGGCATCCACATGTGGGCGCAGGCAGTCGAGAAGGCCAAGTCGACCGACACCGACAAGGTCATCGCCGCCATGGCTGGCCAGACCTTCAAGGCCCCGGGTGGTTTCACCTCCACGATGGACAAGGAAAACCACCACCTGCACAAGCCGGTGTTCATCGGCGAAGTGAAGGCCGACGGCCAGTTCAACGTGGTGTGGAAGACCAAGGGCCCGGTGGTGGCCGACCCGTGGAGCGACTACATCCCCGAGAACAAGGGCAAGAAGAACGTTCCGGAAAAGAAGTGA
- the urtE gene encoding urea ABC transporter ATP-binding subunit UrtE, with protein MLKVEGINQFYGGSHILRNLSFEARLGEVTVILGRNGVGKTTLLKSLMGVVPVKTGTIQLDGVDITRDTSYDRVRKGVGYVPQGREIFSRLTVEENLRMGLAYKKGSTPIPNEMFELFPVLKQMLHRRGGDLSGGQQQQLAIARALAAGPKLLILDEPTEGIQPSIIKDIGRVIRMLADRRTMAIVLVEQYYDFAAELADQYLVMERGEIVQRGHGDHMEAEGVRERMSI; from the coding sequence ATGTTGAAAGTCGAAGGCATCAACCAGTTCTACGGCGGCTCGCACATCCTGCGCAACCTGTCGTTCGAAGCCCGCCTGGGCGAAGTGACCGTGATCCTCGGGCGCAACGGCGTGGGCAAGACCACGCTCTTGAAGAGCCTGATGGGCGTGGTGCCGGTGAAGACCGGCACCATCCAGCTCGACGGCGTCGACATCACACGCGACACCTCGTACGACCGGGTGCGCAAGGGCGTGGGATACGTGCCGCAGGGCCGCGAGATCTTCAGCCGCCTCACGGTGGAAGAGAACCTGCGCATGGGCCTGGCCTACAAGAAGGGCAGCACGCCGATCCCGAACGAGATGTTCGAGCTCTTCCCGGTGCTCAAGCAGATGCTCCACCGCCGCGGCGGTGACCTGTCAGGCGGCCAGCAACAGCAGCTCGCCATCGCGCGCGCGCTCGCCGCGGGGCCGAAGCTCCTGATCCTCGACGAGCCGACCGAAGGCATCCAGCCCAGCATCATCAAGGACATCGGCCGCGTGATCCGCATGCTGGCCGACCGCCGCACGATGGCGATCGTGCTGGTCGAGCAGTACTACGACTTCGCCGCCGAGCTGGCCGACCAGTACCTGGTCATGGAGCGGGGCGAGATCGTGCAGCGCGGCCACGGCGACCACATGGAAGCCGAGGGCGTGCGCGAAAGAATGTCGATCTGA
- the urtC gene encoding urea ABC transporter permease subunit UrtC, with product MSLKSWYGVLASLLAVLVVAPVLNLVVPPDSVFHMSDFAVLLVGKIMCYAICALAMDLIWGYTGILSLGHGLFFALGGYAMGMYLMRQIGRDGQYQSDMPDFMVFLNWKEFPWHWAGSDSFLFQMAMVVLVPGVLAFIFGYFAFRSRIKGVYFSIITQAMTFAAMLLFFRNETGFGGNNGFTDFKRILGITITTPQMKMFLFVLTGLTLIGFFVFARWLIASKFGRVLQAIRDAEGRVMFTGYDPLRYKLTIWVISAVMCGIAGALYVPQVGIINPSEMSPAASIEMAIWAAVGGRATLIGPIVGAFFVNGAKSWFTQAFPEFWLYFLGALFIAVTLFLPQGIIGLVRKLTGSKEGEKA from the coding sequence ATGTCGCTCAAGAGCTGGTACGGCGTGCTGGCCTCGCTGCTCGCGGTGCTGGTGGTGGCCCCGGTGCTCAACCTCGTGGTGCCGCCAGACAGCGTCTTCCACATGAGCGACTTCGCCGTGCTGCTCGTCGGCAAGATCATGTGCTACGCCATCTGCGCGCTGGCGATGGACCTGATCTGGGGCTACACCGGCATCCTCTCGCTCGGCCACGGCCTCTTCTTCGCGCTCGGCGGCTACGCCATGGGCATGTACCTCATGCGCCAGATCGGCCGCGACGGGCAGTACCAGAGCGACATGCCCGACTTCATGGTGTTCCTCAACTGGAAGGAATTCCCGTGGCACTGGGCGGGCAGCGACAGCTTCCTCTTCCAGATGGCGATGGTGGTCCTGGTGCCGGGCGTGCTGGCCTTCATCTTCGGCTACTTCGCCTTCCGCTCGCGCATCAAGGGCGTGTACTTCTCGATCATCACGCAGGCGATGACGTTTGCCGCGATGCTGCTCTTCTTCCGCAATGAGACGGGCTTCGGCGGCAACAACGGCTTCACCGACTTCAAGCGAATCCTCGGCATCACGATCACCACGCCGCAGATGAAGATGTTCCTCTTCGTGCTGACGGGCTTGACGCTGATCGGCTTCTTCGTCTTCGCGCGCTGGCTGATCGCAAGCAAGTTCGGGCGTGTGCTGCAGGCCATCCGCGATGCCGAAGGCCGCGTCATGTTCACCGGCTACGACCCGCTGCGCTACAAGCTCACCATCTGGGTCATCTCGGCGGTGATGTGCGGCATTGCGGGTGCGCTCTACGTGCCGCAGGTCGGCATCATCAACCCGAGCGAGATGTCGCCCGCGGCGAGCATCGAGATGGCGATCTGGGCGGCGGTCGGTGGCCGGGCCACGCTCATCGGCCCGATCGTCGGAGCCTTCTTCGTCAACGGCGCGAAGAGCTGGTTCACCCAGGCCTTTCCGGAGTTCTGGCTCTACTTCCTGGGGGCGCTCTTCATCGCGGTGACGCTCTTCCTGCCGCAAGGGATCATCGGCCTCGTGCGCAAGCTCACGGGCTCCAAAGAGGGAGAGAAGGCATGA